In the Engystomops pustulosus chromosome 2, aEngPut4.maternal, whole genome shotgun sequence genome, one interval contains:
- the LOC140117079 gene encoding olfactory receptor class A-like protein 1 → MDIRHLKAFIFIVITVIGIPGNLYIVLKFVLIRLAEKKLLPTNVILTVLALANLLIVFSRVIPQFLHAIGLEDLMDDTNCKFFGYTYRVSRAMSICTTSLLSCHQCILVAPSTKIWIFLKQKVTQNIFVIILSILFMNLILYRTSFMYANARKNFTSPYTLHLVYCDTDFQTYVSYIANGIVFASRDFLFVAMMALASFYILFVLLRHARIVKGIRSSDKVHTKSMEHKASRAVILLVLCYVIFLGLDNGMWIYTLTLYNVKTDMNDARIVLACAYSALSPIVIIVTNPKLQQQIRFWKKIHIQQTTSTTLAHMNNISK, encoded by the coding sequence ATGGACATTCGCCATCTGAAAGCTTTCATTTTCATTGTGATTACAGTGATTGGTATTCCGGGCAACCTATATATTGTCTTAAAGTTTGTGCTCATCAGGCTTGCAGAGAAGAAACTGCTTCCTACGAATGTAATTTTGACAGTCTTGGCTTTAGCaaatcttttaattgtattttctCGTGTCATTCCTCAATTTCTACATGCCATAGGATTAGAGGATTTAATGGATGATACAAACTGCAAATTCTTTGGATACACCTACAGAGTAAGCAGAGCAATGTCAATTTGTACAACTAGCTTGCTAAGCTGCCATCAGTGCATTCTTGTTGCTCCATCTACCAAGATCTGGATATTTTTGAAGCAAAAAGTGACACAGAATATATTTGTGATAATTCTTTCAATTCTGTTTATGAATCTTATTTTATACCGCACTAGTTTTATGTATGCCAATGCAAGAAAGAATTTTACTTCCCCATATACTCTTCACTTAGTGTACTGTGACACAGACTTTCAAACGTATGTCTCCTACATTGCCAATGGAATTGTTTTTGCCTCTAGAGATTTCCTTTTTGTTGCAATGATGGCTTTAGCTAGTTTCTACATTTTGTTTGTGTTACTAAGACATGCAAGAATAGTGAAAGGAATAAGGAGCTCTGACAAAGTCCACACTAAATCCATGGAACACAAAGCTTCTAGAGCAGTTATTCTGTTGGTTCTCTGCTATGTCATATTCCTTGGCTTGGATAATGGTATGTGGATCTATACCCTAACTCTCTACAATGTAAAAACTGATATGAATGATGCCAGGATTGTGCTAGCTTGTGCTTATTCTGCACTAAGCCCCATCGTCATAATTGTAACTAATCCAAAATTACAGCAACAAATTAGATTTTGGAAGAAAATTCACATTCAACAAACAACCTCAACTACTCTTGCTCATATGAACAACATTAGTAAATAG